AGTGAACATAAATATTCCCCATCACAATTGCTTATGGGTCTTGAGCCATATATATCCCATCTTAAGACATTTGGTTGTGCCGTCTATGTACCAATTGCTCGACCACATAGAACAAAGATGAGACCTCAAAGGAGGATGGGGATATATGTTGGATATGATTCCCCCACGATTATAAAATACCTTGAGCCAACTACGGGGGATATATTTAAGGCTAGGTATGCGGATTGTCACTTTGATGAATCCGAACATCCAACATTAGGGGGAGATATCAATAAGCTCGTAAAAAAGATTACATAGAATCAAACATCTTTATCTTGGCAGGATCCTCAGAGTCAGGAATGTGATTTAGAAGTCCAAAAGATTATACATTTACAAAAGCTAGCTAATCAATTGCCAAATTCCTTTGTTGACCCGAAAAGAATGACTAAGTCATATATACCAGCTGCTAATGCACCAATCAGAATTGATGTTCAATAGGGACACAATCAAATTGCTACAAAGTCTAGAAAACGTTTGAAACGTGGTAGACCAATAGGTTCCAAAGATAAGAACCCTTGGAAAACTAATAAAGGTGCAGAGAATGAAACCGAGGTTGTTGAAACCCTAGACACGACCGCGGCCGTTCCTAAATCCCGGGACTTAACCGCGGTTGATCCCAAAATCCTAATAGCGATCGTGGCCGATTATGAATGCTTAGATGCGGCCGGCCCTGATGAATTTAATACTGATTCTTAGAACGACAAGATTCAAGGTACTGAAGGCCCTGATAATAATGAGATCTCAATAAACTATGTCTTGTCTGGGATACAATGGAACAGAAAGAATGTCGACATTGATGATATATTTGCATACAAGGTAGCACTTGAACTTATGGATTCGAATGAGGATCATGCACAAGGATTCTCACAGAGACCAGGAATCGATTATGAGGAAACATACTCCCATATGGTGGATGCTACTACTTTTAGATTCCTGATAAGTCTGGTTATAAGAGAAAAATTAGACTTGCGGTTAATGGATGTTGTAACTGCATACTTATATGGGCCACTGAATAATGAGATTTATATGAAAGTACCAGAGGGTTTATAGTTGAAAAACAAATCGAGTACTCGAGAACAATACTGTATAAAGTTGAATAAGTCACTTTATGGATTGAAACAATCAGGCCGAATGTGGTACAATAGGTTAAGTGAGTACCTAGAGAGAGAAGGATACAAGAATGGTCCGATCAGCTCTTGTATCTTTATAAAGATATTCAGCCAGAGCTTTGTGATTATAGCAGTGTATGTTGATGATTTAAATATCCTAGGAACTTCTGGAGAGATTTCCCAAACAGTTGAATATCTTAAGAAAGAATTCGAGATGAAAAATCTTGGAAAAACAAAGTTTTGTTTGGGATTGGGATTACAGCTTGAGTACATAAGAGATGAAACCATTGTGCATCAAATGGCATATACAGAAAAAATACTCAAGAGATTTAACATGGCCGAGTCTCACCCCTTATCTAGCCCCATGGTCGTGAGGTCTCTCGGCATGGACACTGATCCATTCCGTCCTAAGATGGATGATGAAGATGTCATTGGTCCCGAAGTACCATATCTCAGTGCCATAGGAGCTTTGATGTATCTGGCTAGTCACACAAACAAATATATGTTGTGCCGTGAATCTATTGTCTAGATTAAGCTCTTGTCCAACCCAAAGGCACTGGAACGGGATTAAACATGTTCTTCGTTACCTGCAAGGAACGAAAGACTTGGGTTTATTTTATACTAACCAAAACAAAAAAGGTTTAGTTGATTTTGCTGATGCAGGTTATTTTTCGGATCCACACAATGCTCGATCACAGACATGCTATGTTTTAACACATGGTGGAACGGCCATATCATGGTGTTCCATGAAGCAGGCGATCGCAGCCACATCTTCAAACCATTCGGAGATCTTGGCTGTTCTTGACGCCAGCTGCGAGTTGTTCAGAACAAGGGGAGTAATACGTGTTGTACTCTTTTTCCTTCACCAAGGTTTTGTCCCACTGGGTTTTCCTGGTAAGGTTTTAATGAGGCAACATCTTAAGCGTATTACAATCCCTGCATGGTTATGACATCCAAGGGAGAGTGTTATAAATCATATTGTGGATGTCTATAACCGGTCCAGTTCATAACCGGCCCAATGCTAGAGAGAGAGAGAGAGACTCGGCCGTGAGGAGAAAGAGAGAGAGAGAATCGACATCTTGTCTTTTCATTATTAGATTATGATTTGTACTCTTTCCATATTTGTATTTGCTTTCTTTAGTCTTTTAATTATTCTATGACAGTGTAATTCCCTATATAAAAGACTCTTTATGTTTATGAATAATATAGTAACATAGATTTCATTCTCTTGTTTCACAACATGTTCATGGGGGTGAACCCAAGTTTTGATCAATGTCAATTTACCTCCTTTCTTTACAATCCTCTGCTACGAGAAAATTAAAAAAAAACAATGAAAATGTAATTGGGTTGAGTCAACTATTACAGTTTTGGTTTAATAAATCCATTTCATTATGTGATATATGTCAAAACTAAATCCAATCCCTTTTAATTACATTTCATTCAGGAAAACACATTCCTAGTTCAGCTATATTTACAATGATAAATCACGTGAACAACCGAGAACAAATAAAGAGAGAACTGGAGACTTCGCAAGGATCTTATCGTCTTATCGACGTCGACAACCTCTCCAACTTCGACCATAACAATCTTCCGATGGACGACTTAGCTCTGTTTTCCTCCTCCACATCACTTGACGAACCTAACCTCGTCGACACCATCCCAACTGTCCTAACCGCCGACACAACCACTCCATGCAATTCTCTTACAACCGCTTCAACCGCATTCGCATCCTTCTCACCACCGCTCACCCCCGCAACATAAAACGAACCAACCGCATTCTCACCTTGAGTACTCATCTCTGCTCTCGTTATCGACAAACCGTTTTCTCTCACAGTTCTCGTCACATCCGACAACAAACCCATCTTGTTCTTTGTCCGAACGTCAAGCTTGAACCCGCGTGAAGCGCGTCTCGATATCGCAGCTACCAAACAATGCCTTAGTCTCTCCCTTTGTCCTTCCGTTTCTAACGTGCACCCGTTCTTCTTCCTTATGAAATACTCTTGCTCCGCCGTTGAGCCCCTTGCTCCAGCGACGGCATGAAACACAACGAATTGTAACTCCTTTAACGCGCATACCGTGTCGAACAATAGTTTTGGTCTGTCTCTACACTTAACGCTCACCATTGAATAACCATTGCATGCTTCGATCGCTACGTGTATCCTCTCGCATCTTCCCCTCCACAACGCATCACACCTGTTACATATAATGTGGCATGTAACTAAACAAAATATTAATGTAACAATATTTTTTTTATTACGCACCTGTCTCCACTGCAGCAGTCGCAGCCAAAGCAGTTCTCGTAGTCTCTCTCAGCGTACATTAGCTCGTGAAGACGTCGCTCAGTGTGGGCCCATCCGACCGGAGCTCCTTTAGCCTCGACCACACTCACGACGACACGAGACTCATCGCCGACTCTTTGATGGGCCTCCATGACTATATCAAGATGGTCCTTCACTTGGGCCTTTCTTATTGGGTCGATAATCGGCCCACCGTTGAACCCGTCTTCTAGATAAATCACCATAGCCGCTCGCTCGTGGTGGGTCCACGCAACAGCTGCAGTCACATGACATCCAATGTCGGAAAGTACGGCAGAGATCTCAGACAGTAGACCCGGTCTGTCAATTCCGGTTATCTCAAACGCCGTGTGCTCTGTTGACACGTGGCGCTGCTGCACTTCACGTTTTAGATTACTCTGCATCTCTTTTGTGATGCCTCCCTTTCTACTATAACATATTGCCTGAATTAAACAAAAATTAATTTTAGAAAAAAGTTTAAATTGCTAAAAAAAAAAGAGTTTAAATTATGATTAAAAATTATTATTTAACCTGCTGAATGTATAGAATCAGGCTTCGGTCTGTGAGCTTGTTCCCGAGTTGGTCCGTCACGTGAAACACTAACAAAGAGAAATATTTCAGATGTTATGTCAAATAGCTGGTCCACCATGACGACATGTGATGATGAAGAAGCTGAGACCTACCATCCATGAACCAGTCGCCATCGGATGAGATGTAAGATTTGGAGATAACGAGATCGAGATCAGCTAAAACCTGGACCATGTCCAGTAATATCCCGTACTTATTCGCGCTATCTACCTGATTATATATAAACACACATGATTAACTAGGCTTTTATGAGTAATTAACTAATCGTTAACTGTTAGCTTAATGATTAATTAAGAAAAAAAATCATCAAGAGCTTTTAGATTACCTTAACGAGTGTACAATTAGGGTCTGAGTCGTTGTCTACACAAACACTAATTAACGCAAGAACCCAGCATTAAAACAATAGGATTATCATAATGATTGGTTTAAAATAGATGAGAATCTACAAAACACGAACCTGGGAGGATTGATTCTCTCGACGAGTGATTCTATCTCGGAATCAATCCGAGGCTGATAAGCTATCTCCATCATCTTGTTATTCACCGCGAGTATTGTTTGGTTAGCTCTCAAAATTCAGACCTATATATAAAACAACACATAAACCTGTTTTTAGTGGAGGAATGCGAAGAGGATTTTTGTTATTTACTATTTATATTTTTAATGTGTAATAGCAATTGTCTAATTTCACCAAGTAAACGAGGTGGTGATATATAATGAAAGAACAAATAAAAGGTTAATGATTGTATTATAGTCTAGATAAATAAGAAAGCAGCCAGTAAGTATCTTCGGGTTCAGATTCCATATGCATTTATCTCCTTTTTCACTCTAGGATTAATTAATTAATTAAAAGTCACGTACAAGGCTAATCATTCAAAATAATTAAAACTGAATTAAGCTTTTCTAGATTACGATAATATCTATGACTTGTTCGTATAATTTGAAGAAATACAAACAAAAATGAACTCGCATTGGAAAAAAAAATACTTAAAAGCAGAAGACAAACCCAAAGTTGTCTTCGTGAGAAAAGAAAAACAAATATTCAATCCTTTGAGCTCATGAACGCATATATGAGAGAATCTGAATCCGAATTGTCTTGAAAACCTAGAGATTTTGGTTCTTGTTTTTTTTTTCAAGAATCTCAAGACGAAAATAGAAAGGAAAATGAAGGGAGAAAGATATACCTTTGTGTTGAGGTTCTGATTCAACAGAGACTAATGGATGAAGAAGAAGGATCCTAAAAATGGAGAGATTCTATGGAAGAAAATAGTGAATAATTCTTCTTTAGCTATAAAAGAGGAGGGATACTTATGTTGTGGACGAGAAAGAGAGAAGCGAAAACCCAAGTTATATCGTATCTATTTATCACATGTCTTGTATCTATGTATATACACATACATCCTACCTTTTATACTGCCATCTTTTGATATTTTGGAAAAGAATACTTAATTTCCTAACAAAATTATTTGATCATGATCTCATACCCTTAAACGTGTTTATTGTTATCAGACTTTAACGGTAAAAATAATTATGAATAATGAAAATTAAGNNNNNNNNNNNNNNNNNNNNNNNNNNNNNNNNNNNNNNNNNNNNNNNNNNNNNNNNNNNNNNNNNNNNNNNNNNNNNNNNNNNNNNNNNNNNNNNNNNNNNNNNNNNNNNNNNNNNNNNNNNNNNNNNNNNNNNNNNNNGGGGGGGGGGGGTGAGGTGGGTCAACCTTCCTTTAAATGTTGTTATTTCGAATATTTTGTGGTTTTAAACAAAAAAGGCTAAATTCAGAAGACGCCTGTCGACTCTCATTAGGATCTTGGATTTGCTCGACGCTGATTACGGAGCACCACATTCAACTAAAATTCATACAAAACTTAAAATAAAATAAAGATAAGAGAAGGGAATATCAAACGTGTAAATTCTGAAAGATGATGTGTTTTATCCAGCCAACACTAGATATGCCACGTATAAAAATTATAAAGCCACATTGCATTATGGGTGGACGTTGAGAGTCGCGACGGCTCGACTCTTCAGAACATCCACAATGGTGATACCCATTGTGGAGTCTTATGATTAGAATAGTATTATTATTATTTTTTTTGAATAGTTAAGAATTTTTGTGAAAAATGTG
The DNA window shown above is from Brassica oleracea var. oleracea cultivar TO1000 chromosome C3, BOL, whole genome shotgun sequence and carries:
- the LOC106335963 gene encoding ACT domain-containing protein ACR1 isoform X1, whose amino-acid sequence is MMEIAYQPRIDSEIESLVERINPPSVCVDNDSDPNCTLVKVDSANKYGILLDMVQVLADLDLVISKSYISSDGDWFMDVFHVTDQLGNKLTDRSLILYIQQAICYSRKGGITKEMQSNLKREVQQRHVSTEHTAFEITGIDRPGLLSEISAVLSDIGCHVTAAVAWTHHERAAMVIYLEDGFNGGPIIDPIRKAQVKDHLDIVMEAHQRVGDESRVVVSVVEAKGAPVGWAHTERRLHELMYAERDYENCFGCDCCSGDRCDALWRGRCERIHVAIEACNGYSMVSVKCRDRPKLLFDTVCALKELQFVVFHAVAGARGSTAEQEYFIRKKNGCTLETEGQRERLRHCLVAAISRRASRGFKLDVRTKNKMGLLSDVTRTVRENGLSITRAEMSTQGENAVGSFYVAGVSGGEKDANAVEAVVRELHGVVVSAVRTVGMVSTRLGSSSDVEEENRAKSSIGRLLWSKLERLSTSIRR
- the LOC106335963 gene encoding ACT domain-containing protein ACR1 isoform X2; translated protein: MVQVLADLDLVISKSYISSDGDWFMDVFHVTDQLGNKLTDRSLILYIQQAICYSRKGGITKEMQSNLKREVQQRHVSTEHTAFEITGIDRPGLLSEISAVLSDIGCHVTAAVAWTHHERAAMVIYLEDGFNGGPIIDPIRKAQVKDHLDIVMEAHQRVGDESRVVVSVVEAKGAPVGWAHTERRLHELMYAERDYENCFGCDCCSGDRCDALWRGRCERIHVAIEACNGYSMVSVKCRDRPKLLFDTVCALKELQFVVFHAVAGARGSTAEQEYFIRKKNGCTLETEGQRERLRHCLVAAISRRASRGFKLDVRTKNKMGLLSDVTRTVRENGLSITRAEMSTQGENAVGSFYVAGVSGGEKDANAVEAVVRELHGVVVSAVRTVGMVSTRLGSSSDVEEENRAKSSIGRLLWSKLERLSTSIRR